The DNA window AACGTGCTGCCATGATCACTCCTCTTGTTTCAGTACGTAGATGAATGCATCCTTCACACCGTGACGTACGAGGACGACCAGGCTGGGTGAGATCCAACCGAAGTGCCTTTTTGACGGTGATGCTTCACGCGGCTTCACTGTTTTCCGGGCGCCGCACCCCCTGCTCAGGACAGTATCCTGGGCGTCTTCGGGCACAGCACAGCTCGGCCGACTGTCTATGCTAGCTCAGCTGCGCACCTGCGCGCAAAGCCGCCGACGCCGGCCTCGAGGCCGCCCACCTGCCTCCCCACAGGAGGTGCCGAGGTCACCCGTCCAGCGCCGAGGCGGTGGCCGGGACGTCCACCGGCCGCGAGAACTGCTCACCGATGGCCTTCTCATAGGCCCGGGCGGCCCGCAGCACCAGCGCGTCCTGGGTCCGGGCGGCCACGAACTGCAGCCCCACCGGCAGCCCGCCCGCCACACCGCAGGGCACCGACGCCCCCGGCTGCTGGGTCATGTTGAAGGGGTAGGTGTAGGGGGTCCAGGCGGTCCACATCTGCGAACTCCACCCCTCCGGCGCCTGACGTGTGCAGTCGAAGGCGGTGATCGGCATCGTCGGTGTGACCAGCAGATCGTAGGTCTCATGGAAGGCGCCCATGGTGACACCCATGGCCATCCGAACGGCCGTGGCGTCCAAGTAGTCCAGGGCAGAGGAGTCGATGTACTGCTCGATGCCGGCGCGCAGCCCAGGGTCCACCCGATCCAGCGCACCGGGCCCGTAGGCCTCCAGCACCTTGGCCGCCCCGGTGAACCACAGGACGTGGAAGGGCTCGATGGGGTCCTCGATGCCCGGATCCACCTCGTCGACCACTGCACCCAGCTCCTCCAGAGTCCGCACCGCCTGACCCACCAGCCGCTCGACCTCGGGGTCGTTGGTGCCGAAGCCCAGCGTGGGCGAATAGGCGATGCGAAGACCCTCGACGCCGTCCTCCAACCCCTCCAGGAAAGAGGTGCGCGGGGTCGGGAGTGCGGACCAGTCGCGGGAGTCGAAGCCGGAGATGATGTCCATCAGCAGGGCGGTGTCCTGGACCGTGCGGGCCATCGGGCCGGCATGAGCCAGCGTGCCGAACGGCGAGGAGGGGAACATCGGGACGGTGCCGTAGGTGGGCTTGATCGCCACAGTTCCGGTGAAGGAGGCAGGGATGCGGACAGAGCCGCCGCCGTCGGTCCCCACAGACCACGGCCCCATGCCTGCACCCACAGCAGAGGCCGAGCCGCCGGAGGAGCCCCCGGCGTGGACGGCAGGGTCCCAGGGGTTGGAGGTCTCGCCGCTGCGCTGACAGTCAGTCACACCCTTCCACGCGAACTCCGGTGTGGCAGTCTTGCCCAACAGCACGGCACCGGTCTCCTTCAGCCGGGCCACACAGGGGGCGTCGAAGTTCCAGGGGCCAGACTCGTCGATGAGCAGGCTGCCACGAAGTGTGGGCCAGCCCGTCGTCGGGAAGATGTCTTTGATGGAGGTGGGCACACCGTCGCCGGGGCCGAGGGGCTCACCGGCCCGCCATCGCCGAGCCGAGGTGCGGGCCGAATCCAGAGCGGCCTCCTGATCCACCAGCACGAACGCGTTGAGGGCGCCGTCGCGCTCACCGATGCGCCGCAGCACAGCCTCCGTGGCGTCCACGGGGGTGAACTCGCCGACGCGGTACCCCTCCAGCAGCTCAGCAGCGGTCTTATCTGCCAGGTCCGTCATTGTCCCTCCCCGGTGTGTGGGCCGCCGTCTGTTCGGCGACGGCTCCGTCAATGTCTGGGCACGTAGCCTCTGTCCTTGTCCACGATGTTGTTCAGCGTCTCGCCGGCCAGCCAGCGCTCCGCATTCTCCACGAACTGCTCAGCCAGGGCGGCACTCCACCCGACGACGTCTCCGGACATATGGGGCGAGATCAGCACATTGTCCAGATCCCAGAGCGCAGAGTCCTGCGGCAGCGGCTCCTCGGCGAAGACGTCCAGCGAGGCGAAGCCGATCCCGCCGGTCTGCAGCGCCTCGATCAGCGCCGGCTCGTCCACTGATTCGCCCCGGCCGATGTTGACCAGGTGCGCCTCGGGGTTCATCGCGGCCAAGATCTCGGCGCTGATCAGGCCGGCTGTCTGCGGGGTCAGCGGGGCGGCGTTGATCAGGTGGTCGGCCCAACCGGCATGTTCGGCGAGCTCCTCACTGGAGACCACGTCGCCGAAATCGGGGTCCTCTCGGCGTGCTGTGCGGCCGACGCCGCGGACCTCCATGCCGACTGCGCGCAGCAGCCGCGCAGTCTCACGTCCGATGGCTCCGGTTCCGATGATCATGGCCCGCTGCCCTTGGATCCGTCGGGTCTCGCGGTGGACCCAGCGGCGCTCAGTCCGGTACCGGTGGCTGAGCGCGAACTCCTTGGCCTGGGCCAGGACGGCGCCGAGCACGAATTCTGCGATGGGGCGGTCGAAGAAACCCTGAGCGTTGGTCACGGTGACCTGTGAGGCGGCCAGCTCATCGAACATGAGCTTGTCCACCCCCGCGGCGGCCACGTGGATCCACTGCAGCCGATCTGCATGGGGCCAGGCGCTCTCCACCGCCTCGGAGAAGAAGTCCCAGAGGAAGAGGGCATCGGCGCCTTCCAGCGCCTGAGGCAGCCCGTCCGGATCCGTGATCCTGACCTCGGCGCGGCCCTCGAAGGCGTCCAGCCCGGGCGGCATGCGCTCCGGGCTGCTGGTGTCGGAAGGGATCAGCACAGCGATCACGGGCATGCAGCAACACTAAGGAGGGCTTGTTATGATTGTCAACAATCTGGCAGAAGAGCAGAAGGACCGAATGACTATGACAGACCCCACCTTCCAGCGGGTCAACCGCGAATCCACCGCGACCCTCATCACCCGCCAGCTGCGCGAGGGGATCATGAATGGCCACCTGCCCGCCGGGGCCCAGCTCTCCGAGGCCTCGCTGGCGCAGGAGTTCGGCGTCAGCCGCGGTCCGCTGCGCGAGGCTACGCAGCGCCTGGTCCAGGAGGGCCTGGTGCGCAGTGAGCTGAACCGAGGCCTGTTCGTCAAAGAGCTGGATGAGGCCGAGATCCGAGACCTCTACGTGGCACGCACCGCCCTGGAGACCGCTGCGGCGCGAATCGTGGCCAGAGACGGCTCAGCGACGACCCTCCAGCGCCTGCGCCGAGTCCAGGAGGACATGCGCACCGCGGCGGAGTCCGGCGATCTCCCCAAGCTCTCCGACGCCGACTTCGCCTTCCACCATCTGCTCGTGGAGGCCTCCGCGAGTCCGCGGCTGCGCCGGATGCACGAGACACTCATGGTGGAGACCCGCATGTGCCTGACCGCGCTGGAGGAGACCTACTTCGACCCCGAGGAGCAGGTGGACGAGCACCACCGCATCACCGAGGCCATCGCCGCCGGCGATGAGGCCGCCGTCGTCGCGGAGATCGAGGAGCATATGCAGGAGGCGCTGGACCGCCTCATCAGGGGATGACGGAATCACAGCCGCGACTGCCCGTCCCCGTCACACCCGTTCTCTCGGCAGATCAGCCTGAGGGCGTAGCGAGGGCATCGCGGTAGGCCTGCTCCAGGCGCTCCATCACCGAGACCGCACCCTCAGCAGGTTCTGCACCCAAGTGGAGCATGCGCAGCTCCTGCATGAAGTCCTCCCAGAGCTGCGGCCCACCCTCTTCGAGCACCTGGGCGCGGATGCTGAGCTCACGGCTGGCCGGGAGGAACCTTCTGCCCCAGCTGCCCAACTGCACCAGCACCGGCACCAGCTGGATCGACTGCTCGGTGAGGCTGTAGATCTGACGCTGCCGGTGAGTCGGATCCTGGGCCTTGGTGATCAGCCCGTTGCTGATCAGACGCTTGAGCCGGTCACTGAGGATGTTGGAGGCAATGCCTTCCTCCGACTCGTTGAGCAGCTGCCGATAGTGCCGACGACTGCCGAACATGATGTCTCGGACGACCACCAGGGACCAACTGTCGCCGAGCACCTCCACAGAGAGATTGATCGGGCAGCCCGAGCGGTGCACCTCTGCCATGCCCCTCCTTCTCCGGAATGAATACAAGAAACTGCTTGCATTCTACATGCAGTCATGGTGCGATGAGATCACCGGTTGCACTGTGCAATCGGATCCCATCTGAACGGAGAGACCATGAGCACTGCACGGATCCCACAGGTCTTCGCCTTCCTCTTCTGCTCCGTGGACGGATTAGTCGAAGACGCCCACCGAGGACTGGGGTGGAGCACCGGCGAGCCTGAGGTCTTCACCTGGCATCGGCGTCGGGCGCGACAGACCCCACATGTGGGCAGCATGTTGTTGGGGCGGAACACCTATGACCATTTCGCTGAGTATTGGCCCTCTGCGGAGGCCTTCCGAACTCAGCCGGAGATCGCGGCCTTCATGGAGACGACGCCGAAGACCGTGGTGACCAACCGGCCGGCATCTCTGCCTTCGTGGCAGGGAGCCCGCGCCGCAGAGGGAAGCGACCTCTCCGCACTGGTGGCACAGCTGCGCACAGAGCAGGAGGGGGACGACGGCGGAGACATCGCGGTCTTCGGCAGCTCCACCTTGGCGGCACAGCTGCTGAAACGCGGACTGCTGGACGAGCTGCGAATCCTGATCAGTCCGGTGGCGCTGGGCCGCGGAACTCCCCTGTTCCAGGGCCTGGAATCCCACGTTCACCTCCGAGCCGGCCCGACGACGACCTTCCCCTCCGGCGCGGTGCTGGTCACCTATGCCCCGGACAACGCAGGGGCAGCCTGATGGTGACATTCCTGTATTCCGCCACGGCATCAGCCGATGGGTACATCGCAGGCCCTGAGGGAGACATGTCCTGGCTGCTGCCCTTCCTGGGCGAGGAGCCGGACCCGGTGATCGCCGGCGCCATGACGCGGATCACCGCCATGCTGATGGGACGCCGGACCTTCGAGGGCAGCGATCCGCACGCCGGCGACACGGAGAAGGAAGGTGCCTTCGAAGGTCAGTGGGATGGGCCGCAGGTGGTGCTGACCCACCGGGCTCTGCCAGATCTACCTCCAGGCTTCCGCGTGGAGCACTCGCTCGACGGCGCACTCGCCTCAGCGCGGACGGCCGCCGGTGCGGACGGCGTCGTGAACATCCTCGGAGCGGATCTCGCCCGGCAATGTCTGGACGCCGGCGTGGTGGATGAGGTGATCATCGGCGTCGCACCGGTGCTGCTGGGCAGCGGCACTCCCCTGCTCTCGGGAGCAGCGGGCCCATTCCACCTGGAGCTGCTGCGGGAGACCCCTCCTGGGCACCGCCCTGGCGGCATCCGCGCCCGCCATTGCCGCGTGCTGCGTTGAGGCGCCCTCGCCGCTGCCCTACCTAGGCAGCGGCGTGACGGCCGATCAGCCCCAGATGGGTGTGCCGGAAGGGCCCCAGCTTCAGCCCGTAGCCCAGGGCCCGGTCCACCGCGACGTGGAAAGCCCAGCAGGCGGCCAACAGAACCAACCAATCAGCGTGGACGTGACCGAGCTGCAGGCCCGCCCAGAGCATGATCGCCGCGGCAGAGCCCGTGTAGTTGTGCACCAGGTTATAGAGGACGGCCCCCAGGCGCTGACTGACCAGGTAGCCCAGCGCGGAGAGATCGAAGACGAGGAACGCAGCCAGCAGCGCCCACCAGGGGTGGTCCATGACGATCATGGCAACCAGGATGGCGACGGCGAGCGCCGAGTTCTCCACTCGCTGCCAGATCGTCGCAGGTGCGGAGTGCGCATGTGAGTGCGGGAGCGTCTGGGCTGACATGTCAGGCCTTCCGAATCGGGCGAGGACTCCTTCAGACTAGGCGAGGTTCACCGCACAGAGATCCCCCGAAAGGCTGACTTTCCGTGAGCTCCGGCCTCTGAGACGTCGCTATTCCGGCACCTGCGCGCCGACCAAGCCGGTCAGCAGCTCAGTGAGATAGGCGTCCTCAGCGGTGTTGCCGGGCAGCTGCAGGGCGCGCCGATAGGATGAGGCCGCGGCCTCCTGCTCGCCGAGCTCCTCCAGGGTCATCGCGCGGGCGATGTGGAAGGGACGGTACCGCTGCAGCATCTCCTCCTCAGCCAGGCCCTCCATCTGCTCCAGCCCCACCCGCGGCCCCTGTGCCCGCCCCAGAGCCACCGCACGGCCCAGGCGCACCACCGGGCTCGGCTCATAGGATTCCAACATCCGGTAGAGCACCGCGATCTGTGGCCAGTCGGTGGACTCCACATCCGCGGCCTCCGCATGGACCGCAGCGATGGCGGCCTGGACAGCGTACGACGCCGCCCCGGCAGAGCTGGCTGCCCGCTGAGCCAGATCCAGGCCCTCCTCGATCAGCCCTCGGTCCCAGCGTCTGCGGTCCTGCTCGGCCAGCGGCACCGGACGGCCGGCGTCGTCGGTGCGGGCTGGGCGCCGCCCCTGGGTCAGCAGAAGCAGGGCGAGCATCCCGGTGACCTCAGCCGACCCTGGCAAGAGATCCCGCAGCATGCGCGCCAGGCGGATGGCCTCAGTGGTCATGTCGTCACTGGTATGAGCCCGGCCTGCTGAGCGCGCGAAACCTTCGGCATAGAGCATGTAGACCACCCGCTGGACCGCGGCCAGCCGCTGCCACGACTCCGCGCGTGCGGGGATCTCGAAGGAGATGCCGAGGCTTCGGATGCGGCGTTTGGCCCGTACGATCCGCTGCTGCATAGTCGTCACCGGAACCAGCAGGCCGTGGGCCACCTCCGCAGTGCTCATCCCCGCGAGGAAGCGCAGAGTCAGCGCCACACGCTCCTCAGGTTTCAGCACCGGGTGACAGCAGGCGAAGAACAGGCCCAACCGCTCGTCGACCCCGCTGTTCCCGACGCCAGCACCCGCAGCCCCGGCCGCCTCCGCCGGATCCCCGGTGCCCTCGGGCGCGGGAGCACGCTCCTGCAGAGCACCGAGGCGCGGGATGGCCCGGGCACGGGCCTGGTCACGGCGCAGCAGATCGATCCCTCGGCGCTTGGCCGCAGTGATCAGCCAGGCTTCGGGCACGCGTGGAACACCGTTCTGACCCCAGGTGCGCAGCGCCTGGACCATCGCCTCCTGAACCACCTCTTCGGCCAGGTCCAGGTCTGAGAAGTACCGGGCCGTCACGGCGAGCACACGGGCCCGCCCTTCGGGTCCCAGCTGGTCCAAGGCGCTGTGCACCTGCTCCGCGGAGGAGACCTCTGGGGACTCAGTCACCGCAGCCCTCACTCAGTAGGGGGCCACCGGGCGGATCTCTACGTGTCCGCCGGGTTTGGAGCCGGGGCTCTTCTTCGCCCAGGCGATGGCTTCATCCACGTCGGCCGCCTCGATGATGTAGGTCCCTCCGAGGAACTCCTGCACCTCGGCGAAGGGGCCGCTGGAGATGACCCGCTCCCCGGCGGCGTCGGTCTCCACCTTCACGGCGTGCTCGGGATCCTCCAGCGCGAAGGAGGACACCACCACGCCTGCCGCCGTGATCTCCTGGTCGAAGGCGAAGAACTCCTCAGGGTTCGCTCCGCCGTCCTCTCCGCAGTTCGGATCGTCCACACGGCCCATCAGCAGCAATGCGTATTTCATGGTCGCTCCTCATCTCTGCCCGGGAGCCCGCACTGATGCGGCCTCGCCGGGGTGTGGGTGTCAGACCGGACGGCCCGACATCATGATGACGCAGAGTCATGCGGAGAATCGACAGTTCGGCTGACACTTCTTCTGTCGCCGTCTTCTGACACGGGCATCCTCTTGACGCGCAGGTGCCGGAATGACGGCATCTCAGCGCCTCGTCCGAGACCTGCGCATCAGCCGAGCCGGGTGCGGAACTCAGCGACCGCGTCGCGGTAGGCCTGTTCACGGCGGTAGTCCACATGCCCGGCGAGATCCGACCACGGTTCACGCGGGGTCTCCAGCGGCACCGGCGTCTCCCCCTCCGGCGCTGACCCTGCCTCCTCGGCCGGGTCAGGGACCTCCTGGTCCACCTCAGCGTGACCTTCAGCTGCACCCAGCACGGGCCCTCCGATCGGGTCCGTGCGGCGGTAGAGGTTCCGCCAGCCTCCGGTCCCCGCGGCCAGCCGCTCGTGTGTGCGCTGCAGTGACAGC is part of the Nesterenkonia lacusekhoensis genome and encodes:
- a CDS encoding amidase, with amino-acid sequence MTDLADKTAAELLEGYRVGEFTPVDATEAVLRRIGERDGALNAFVLVDQEAALDSARTSARRWRAGEPLGPGDGVPTSIKDIFPTTGWPTLRGSLLIDESGPWNFDAPCVARLKETGAVLLGKTATPEFAWKGVTDCQRSGETSNPWDPAVHAGGSSGGSASAVGAGMGPWSVGTDGGGSVRIPASFTGTVAIKPTYGTVPMFPSSPFGTLAHAGPMARTVQDTALLMDIISGFDSRDWSALPTPRTSFLEGLEDGVEGLRIAYSPTLGFGTNDPEVERLVGQAVRTLEELGAVVDEVDPGIEDPIEPFHVLWFTGAAKVLEAYGPGALDRVDPGLRAGIEQYIDSSALDYLDATAVRMAMGVTMGAFHETYDLLVTPTMPITAFDCTRQAPEGWSSQMWTAWTPYTYPFNMTQQPGASVPCGVAGGLPVGLQFVAARTQDALVLRAARAYEKAIGEQFSRPVDVPATASALDG
- a CDS encoding D-2-hydroxyacid dehydrogenase; the encoded protein is MPVIAVLIPSDTSSPERMPPGLDAFEGRAEVRITDPDGLPQALEGADALFLWDFFSEAVESAWPHADRLQWIHVAAAGVDKLMFDELAASQVTVTNAQGFFDRPIAEFVLGAVLAQAKEFALSHRYRTERRWVHRETRRIQGQRAMIIGTGAIGRETARLLRAVGMEVRGVGRTARREDPDFGDVVSSEELAEHAGWADHLINAAPLTPQTAGLISAEILAAMNPEAHLVNIGRGESVDEPALIEALQTGGIGFASLDVFAEEPLPQDSALWDLDNVLISPHMSGDVVGWSAALAEQFVENAERWLAGETLNNIVDKDRGYVPRH
- a CDS encoding GntR family transcriptional regulator; its protein translation is MTMTDPTFQRVNRESTATLITRQLREGIMNGHLPAGAQLSEASLAQEFGVSRGPLREATQRLVQEGLVRSELNRGLFVKELDEAEIRDLYVARTALETAAARIVARDGSATTLQRLRRVQEDMRTAAESGDLPKLSDADFAFHHLLVEASASPRLRRMHETLMVETRMCLTALEETYFDPEEQVDEHHRITEAIAAGDEAAVVAEIEEHMQEALDRLIRG
- a CDS encoding winged helix-turn-helix transcriptional regulator, with the translated sequence MAEVHRSGCPINLSVEVLGDSWSLVVVRDIMFGSRRHYRQLLNESEEGIASNILSDRLKRLISNGLITKAQDPTHRQRQIYSLTEQSIQLVPVLVQLGSWGRRFLPASRELSIRAQVLEEGGPQLWEDFMQELRMLHLGAEPAEGAVSVMERLEQAYRDALATPSG
- a CDS encoding dihydrofolate reductase family protein; protein product: MSTARIPQVFAFLFCSVDGLVEDAHRGLGWSTGEPEVFTWHRRRARQTPHVGSMLLGRNTYDHFAEYWPSAEAFRTQPEIAAFMETTPKTVVTNRPASLPSWQGARAAEGSDLSALVAQLRTEQEGDDGGDIAVFGSSTLAAQLLKRGLLDELRILISPVALGRGTPLFQGLESHVHLRAGPTTTFPSGAVLVTYAPDNAGAA
- a CDS encoding dihydrofolate reductase family protein; its protein translation is MVTFLYSATASADGYIAGPEGDMSWLLPFLGEEPDPVIAGAMTRITAMLMGRRTFEGSDPHAGDTEKEGAFEGQWDGPQVVLTHRALPDLPPGFRVEHSLDGALASARTAAGADGVVNILGADLARQCLDAGVVDEVIIGVAPVLLGSGTPLLSGAAGPFHLELLRETPPGHRPGGIRARHCRVLR
- a CDS encoding DUF4260 family protein, with the protein product MSAQTLPHSHAHSAPATIWQRVENSALAVAILVAMIVMDHPWWALLAAFLVFDLSALGYLVSQRLGAVLYNLVHNYTGSAAAIMLWAGLQLGHVHADWLVLLAACWAFHVAVDRALGYGLKLGPFRHTHLGLIGRHAAA
- a CDS encoding RNA polymerase sigma factor, producing the protein MTESPEVSSAEQVHSALDQLGPEGRARVLAVTARYFSDLDLAEEVVQEAMVQALRTWGQNGVPRVPEAWLITAAKRRGIDLLRRDQARARAIPRLGALQERAPAPEGTGDPAEAAGAAGAGVGNSGVDERLGLFFACCHPVLKPEERVALTLRFLAGMSTAEVAHGLLVPVTTMQQRIVRAKRRIRSLGISFEIPARAESWQRLAAVQRVVYMLYAEGFARSAGRAHTSDDMTTEAIRLARMLRDLLPGSAEVTGMLALLLLTQGRRPARTDDAGRPVPLAEQDRRRWDRGLIEEGLDLAQRAASSAGAASYAVQAAIAAVHAEAADVESTDWPQIAVLYRMLESYEPSPVVRLGRAVALGRAQGPRVGLEQMEGLAEEEMLQRYRPFHIARAMTLEELGEQEAAASSYRRALQLPGNTAEDAYLTELLTGLVGAQVPE
- a CDS encoding YciI family protein, producing the protein MKYALLLMGRVDDPNCGEDGGANPEEFFAFDQEITAAGVVVSSFALEDPEHAVKVETDAAGERVISSGPFAEVQEFLGGTYIIEAADVDEAIAWAKKSPGSKPGGHVEIRPVAPY